tatatatatatatatatatatataggtatatatttatttatttattgaatATCCTTGTGTGTtacaaaagaaaaaaagaaaaaaattctttttcttttatataataataaggcataaaatttaaaaaggCCTGCCCTATAACTCTTGTTCATTTAACATATTGCTTTGTTCTCTTTTCATTTTGctttattttgtttttattttttggTGTTCCTTTTCgtattttaattttttatataataagataCTCTGAACTAACGTATTAGTAGCATGACAAGAAAAAAgtaaataattttttggTTTTATGGCAAGGGCATATCTCATAAATAATAGACTATATATAGTTAGAACGGTTGTCATTTTTTCTGATATGTAAATGggttttttctttaaatcGTTACACcctaaaaaaaaaaaataataataaaataataaaataataataaatataggaatatatatattatatacatatatatatgtataacatatattacatatatatatatatgtgtgtatat
Above is a window of Plasmodium gaboni strain SY75 chromosome Unknown, whole genome shotgun sequence DNA encoding:
- a CDS encoding putative mitochondrial pyruvate carrier protein 1; amino-acid sequence: MSNVGSFIHNVKKNIFSIMFWAPLANWGFVIAGCNDLKKKPIYISEKMTTVLTIYSLLFMRYALAIKPKNYLLFSCHATNTLVQSILLYKKLKYEKEHQKIKTK